Within the Desulfitibacter sp. BRH_c19 genome, the region ACATATGTCAGTGACAGCTATACTTTAGCAAGCAAAACCAATAATGAGATACCCTGGCCCCAATTGTTAAAACCTTATATTCAGCCCTCAATGGCTTCGCTTATGAGTGAACTGATGGTTAGCAGTATGCTGGAGGATAAGATTTCTCTTGATGCAGGTATGCCGGATCCTGATTATTACCCTGTAGATATATTCTGTAAGCTGCATAGGGATTACGTGGGAGAGTTGAAATCTAGAGATTTTGGACATATACCTATACAGGGGTATGAACCTTTGCGAAAAACTATTACTCAAATGTTAGATGCAGATGGTATCAAATGTCAGCCTGATGAAATGGTTATTCTTTCAGGGTCCCAACAGGGTTTATATCTTACTGCAAGAGTAATGATTGAGCCAGGTGATTATGTGATTATCCAGTCTCCTACCTATCTAGGAGCTATTCAGGTTTTTCAAGCCTTGGGGGCAAGAGTATTAAGCCTGCCTCAAAGGGAGGATTTCCCCCTTGAAATCCTGGAAGATTATCTAGCCCGGTATAGGCCAAAATTGTTGTACTGTATTCCTACCTTCCGAAATCCTAACGGTAATGTTATTAATACTGAGGAAAGAAAAAAGCTTATCCAGCTTGCAGCACGGTATCGGTTGGTTATTCTGGAAGATGATCCTTACAGCAACTTCTACTATGAATGCAGTCCGCCAACGAGTTTGAAAGCTTTAGATAATTATGGAGGGGTGATATATTTAAGCACTTTTTCAAAAATCCTGATGCCCGGATTAAGGCTGGGATATATGGTTGCCCATCCATCTTTGATTAATAGAATAATCTTAGAGAAACAATATGTTGATTTGCACAGCAATAATATTTCACAATGGCTCCTTGACTTGTTCATCAAGGAGGGGTATCTGGCAAAACACCTGACAAAGATGCGGGGAATTTACAAGAAACGAAGAAATGTTATGGCTGATGCCCTTAACCAGGGACTGAAATCAAAGCTTTCCTATCATATCCCTCAAGGAGGATTTTACATATGGTGCAGAATTCATGAAAACATTCCATCAAAAAGATTGCTGCAGGAGGCTTTAAAAATGGGAGTGTCCTTTGTTCCAGGAGAAGCATTTTATGCAACTCCAGGAGAAGATAAGGAATTTCGTCTCTGCTTCTCCCAGCATAATGAAAAAGTACTTTTAGAAGGGATAAGCAGACTAGAAAAAGCATTAGGAAAATTAAAGAAAGGTCAATATTCTGTTCCAAAAAGGGAAGTAATACCAATTATTTAATCATTAGATATGTGCCATTAAAAACTTAATGTAGGCCCCTTGATCTTTAGGGCCTACATCTTATGTTTCAAGCAATACCAAACCTAAAAGAATAAGAAATATGAGGCTGGTTGTAAGGTCAACCCGTTGATATAACAACTCTTTTCTCTTTGAGGTTTTATTACTATCCTTAATCAGTTTATTAAAATAATCCTCAACCGGTCCGACGATAATGATAGCTAGTGCTATGTATAACGAAACATAACTGGAACGATCAATGAAAAATTTATAAATTCCCATCAAAATAACTGTTCCACCGGTAATGATGTTTAATTTGCCTAAAATTTGATTTAATGTACTTTTCATAATATTCCCCCAGTATAAATTATGAAAAGAGGAAAGATTTTAATACAAATAATATAGCCTATCCAATGAGAACATTCAGAGTTTGGATCATGTTTGTCTAATTTTGCCAAATGTAAATCAACTGGCCAGGCTCTATACTTATGGTTCAACATTGAATTAGTGGTATTCAGGAGGTAAACAAATGATAATCAAACCAAAAGCCCTAAGAGCGGGTGATAAAGTTGCAATTATTTCTCCCACATCAGCGGCTGATTTAAATGCGGTAAACAAGGCAGAACAGCGCATACGGGCAATGGGACTTGAACCTGTAATGTCTCCGGTGTGTTACACAAGATATGGTTATTTGTCGGCAACAGACGAAAAAAGAGCAGCAGATGTAAACAATGCCTTTGCCGATAGAAGCATAAAAGGAATAATTTGCCTTAGGGGCGGATACGGGACAACGCGCATCCTTAATTTACTTGATTATGACATGATAAAGAAAAATCCCAAGGTATTCCTTGGATTCAGCGATATAACTGGGCTTCACACAGCATTTAATAAAATATGCAGAATGGTTACATACCATGGCCCAATGGCAACATCATCCTTTGCAAAGGTTAAAGGAACCAAAGTTAAATTTGAAAGATATACATATAACAGCCTGAGAAAAAACCTTTTTACAAATGAAGCACCTGGACTTGTGGAAAATCCAGAAGGGGAGGTTATGGAAGTACTTGTTGGCGGAAAGGCTGAAGGCGAAATAGTCGGCGGAAATCTATCCTTGCTTGTGGCAACCCTTGGTTCACCTTATGAGATTGATACAAAGGGGAAATTATTATTCATAGAAGATGTTGGTGAGAAGGTATATAGAATAGATAGAATGCTTACCTCTTTAGCTTTGGCAGGAAAGTTCAGAGACTGTCTGGGAGTGATACTGGGAACATGGATAGACTGTGTTTCGGAACAAAGAGGCGATGAAGGAGGTGCCGATTTGTCTCTGGAAGAAGTGTTTATGGATATAATAGTTCCATTTAACAAACCGGTTATCACAAACTTCACGGCTGGACATAACTTTCCTCAGCCCACGATGGCTTTTGGAACAAGGGTCATAATGGATGCTGATAAAAAAGAAATAATTTTCACAGAAAGTGGAAATATGTAGAGTTTACCGATTGTTTTCATTTAGGGCATTTGTTAGATCGTAAGATAATATATAGCGATGCCAATTAAAAGAGACTATCTATAGAATAGGGTAGCCTCTTTTGTGTCTTATGCATTTTGATTGGAAATAATTAAATTCTCTTTACCAAAAAATATTGATTTATGACTATTTATAAACCAAAGGGCTAGGAAAAAAGATAGTAAGTCTGCTATAGGAAAAGCCAACCAAATCCCGACCACACTAAACATAGATGGAAGAATTAGCATCAATGGAATTAAGAACAATACCTGGCGTGACATGGATAAAATTAAGGCTGCTCTTGCTTTTCCCAAGGATTGAAAGACCCCACCGGTAACCATTTGTATTCCTATTGTAACAGTCAGAGAAAACAAAATTCTCAGGGCAGTTTGACCCATCTGAATGGCCTCTGGATCACTTGTAAAAATCAACATAATATATTTTGGAAACACCATAATAACGATAAATGCAATTAAAACAATTAAAGTTGAAGCTTTTACGGCTAACATAATAGCTTCACTTACACGGTGGTGTTGCTTAGCACCATAATTGTAACCAACTATGGGCATGAGTCCCTGAATAATCCCCATCGTTGGCATGAGTGAGAACATAATGACCTTATGGATTATTCCAAAGACTGCAACTGCCAGATCCCCACCATGAAAAATTAGCATATGGTTGGCAACAATGAACATTAGACTTCCGGCGGCTTGTTGTACAAAAGCCGATGATCCTATGGCTAATATTTGCTTAATAACAAGTAATTTAGGGCGTAGATATAGAGTCCTAAAAGAAAGAGAACTTCTTCCTGAAAGGAAGTATATTACCAGATAAACCGCTGTAATTCCCTGAGATAATACGGTGGCAAGAGCTGAACCTTTAATACCTAAACCAAAACCAAAGATAAAAGTAGGAGTTAGAATTATATTTAAGACTGCTCCAATAACCATTGTCAACATGGCAGTTTTAGCATTACCTTCAGAGCGAATGATATTATTCATTGAAAAAGCAAAAGCAAAGAAGATGGTACCATATAAAATAATTCCTAAATAATCCTTGGCATAAGGTAAAATAGTTTCACTAGATCCAAATAGGTAAAGGATAGGGGTTAAAAAGTTAAGTCCTAATAAGATACCAATAATACTAACTAAAAAGACCAAACTGATTACGTTACCAAAAACTTGATTAGCATCCTCTAATTTATTAGCTCCAAGCATTCTTGAGATTACTGAAGCCCCTCCGATACCAATAGCCCCTGCTAGTGCCATGACTATCATTTGTACTGGAAAAGCAATAGAAACTGCAGCAACCCCTACTGTACCCACAGCTCTTGACACAAATATCGTATCAACAACATTATATAGGGCCATCACGAACATACCAAACATGGCAGGGACAGCTAATTTAGCTAAAAGCTTGGGAATTGGCTCTTTTCCAAGACGTTCACTTTGTTGTTTCATTAAGGTTTTCTCCTTCCATTGCAAATATCATTGCGGATAAGCGGCATAACATTTATTATAACCTGATACTGGTTGTCAATGCAACAAATAAAAACCATCGGGGTCAGGCTTGACAAATTGACAAAAAAATCATGACTCATGGAGTATGTAATAAATGGTAATAATTTTGAACCCAGAATTGTAATATCAAAGTTTTAATAAAGATATTTTTTAGAAAATTTAATGGAAAAAGTTCCTTTTATTCTATAGATAAAACTCCGCAGTAATGCAAAAAATAATATCATCAATTGAAGAAGGAGGTGATTTTTTTTATGAAAAAGCTTCAAATTTTAGTTATTGCCATGCTTGTATTTGGACTCTTAATGGCAGCGGGGCTTCCTATTCAAGCAACAGACATTAATTCAGAAAAACAAACAGTAGAATTAACAGATGCACAAAAAGGTGAATTAGCCGCACTTCATAAGGACATTTTTGGCAAGAAAAAAGAACTTATAAATAAGTATGTTGAATTCGGGATAATTACAAAGGAAAAAGGAGATAAAATAATCTCTAGAATGGAAAAATGTTATGAAGATCTAGATGAAAATGGTTTTATGCCCCAGTGGCATAAAATGAAATACAGGCAGTAATAGCCAATATTTAAAGACTGTCCCAAAGGCAGTCTTTTTTTGGGTTTTTTTAGGGTCAGGCTTGACGATTTGACAAAAATAAAGGTAATATAAAGAAAAAAATGGAAGTGAGAAAATGGCACGAAGACCTAGAGTACATTATAGTGGGGCATTATATCATGTCATTGTACGAGGCAATAACAAAGCATATATTTTTGAAGGGGAAGCAGATAAAGTAAATTATAAGGAGATTATCAAGAATTATAAGAAAAAATACTTATTTCTAATTTATGCTTATTGCATTATGGACAACCATGCACATATACTAATAGAAATTAAGAATACAGAACTTTCAAAAATTATGCAGGGAATACAACAGGTCTATACGCAAGTGTTCAATAAAAAGTATGAAAGAACTGGACATGTATTTGAACAAAGATATAAAGCAATACTGTGTGATAAGGAAAATTATTTCTTAGAGCTGATAAGATATATCCACCAAAATCCGATAAAGGCAGAGATAACAAAGACGCCAAATTATAAGTGGAGCAGTTATGCAGAATATCTTGGGCTTCCAGAGTTAGTAGACACAAGTTATCTATTAATGCGGTTCTCAAAAAATAGGCAAGAGGCAATTAAAAAATACCAGAAATTCATGGGAGCAGCCGACCTGCAGGATAATATTCAAGATGCGTATGCGGTGGAGGAAGAGGTAGAAAAGATAGGTGAAAAAGTAGAACTAACGATGAAAATTGGGAAGGATAAATATTTAGAAAGTGTGATAGACTACTACAACGTCAATTTTGAAGAATACAAGAATGGTAGAATAACAAAAGAGGATAGGAGAAAGAGGGCGATTATTCTATTGCTTAGCAAAGAAATCTCGGATATAAGTAATAATGAACTTGGAGAATTGTTTGGCTTAACACCATCAGGAATTAGCAAGATATTAACAAGAACGGACTACAATCTTGTAAAAGATGAATATAACAAATTGAAAATGTCAATTTGTCAAGCCTGACCCCGAGAGGTGATAATGATGTTGATTTGGTTGAGGGTTAATGACAAGGAATACACTTTAGAGGTTGAGAGTCACTTGAGGTTGATAGATATTTTGCGGGATAAACTAAAACTCACAGGCACTAAAGAGGGCTGTGGTGAGGGTGAGTGTGGAGCTTGTTCTGTTCTTATGGATGGAAATATTGTTAATGCATGCCTAGTATTGGCAGTTCAGGCACAGGGTAAAGAAATAACTACTATAGAAGGAATAGCAACAGGGGAGGAACTCCATCCTGTGCAGCAGGCATTTTTAGAAGAGGGTGCAGTACAGTGCGGTTATTGTACTCCAGGTATGGTTATATCAGCTGTAGACCTCTTAAATAAAAAACCTAGTCCTACAAAAAGCGAAATTAAAAGGCACCTTGCAGGCAACCTATGCAGATGTACGGGATACGATAAAATAATTAAGGCAGTACAAAAGGCATCTAGGAGGGTTGAGTAGGTATGTTTAAGGAAAAGGTAATAGGCCAAAACTCCATCAAAGTTGATGCTTTAAGCAAAGTTACAGGTAGGGCGCAATACCCTGCAGATCTTGAAATGGGTAACATGCTATATGGAAGGCTGTTCCAATTAGATGTGGCACATGCAAGGATAATTGATATTAATATTAATGAGGCACAAAAACTGCCAGGAGTAAAAGTGGTCTTAACGGGTAAGGATGTGCCAGGCCTTAATGGTCAGGGTGTTTTATTTGCTGACATGCCAGTTTTATCTGCAGACAGGATTCGCTCCATCAATGATGTTGTAGCTATAGTGGTTGCTGAAAGAGAAGACATTGCAGAAGAAGCATTAACCAAAATCAAAGTGGAATACGAAGAACTTCCCGCCGTATTTGATGCAGAAGAAGCAATGAAAGAAGATGCTCCAAAGGTACATGATAATAATAATATAATCTATCACTTGAAAATTAGAAAGGGCAATGTAGAGGATGGATTTGAAAAGGCAGCCGCGGTAATTGAAGATATATACACAACTCAAATGGTGGATCATGCCTTTTTACAACCTGAAGGCTGCCTTGCCTATCTAGATAATAGAGGCCATCTAGTTATTCATGTAGCCACCCAGTATATTCATTGGGATCGCTATGAAATTTCTAGAGCATTGAATATGCCTGTTCATAAGATAAAAGTAATAAACACATCAGTCGGTGGCGCATTTGGCGGCAGGGAGGACATAACATTACAGATAAGAACGGCTCTCCTGGCTTTAAAAACAGGCAAACCAGTCAAAATGGTTTCTGATAGAAAGGAATCCTTTAAAATCCATTCTAAACGACATCCTATTAAAATGTATTATAAGACAGGAGCAGATGCAGAAGGAAAGTTAACTGCACTAGAAGCAAGGATCATAGGAGATACAGGAGCATATGCTTCATGGGCCCCAAATATCATGAGAAAAGCAGCTATTCATGCCACGGGACCGTACAATATACCAAATGTGAAGGTTGACTCCTTTGCAGTATATACAAATAATCCATTTGCTGGCGCCATGAGGGGGTTTGGTGCAGCACAACCACCCTTGGCTCATGAGTCTCAGATGGATAGAATAGCAGAAAAGCTAGGGATTCACCCTTTCACCATACGTTGGCTAAATGCCATGGAAGAAGGTAGTGAAACGGCTACAGAGCAAGTTCTTGATACTAGTGTAGGGCTAAAGGAATGCATGAGAGTAACAGCAGCTGCTGCCGGATGGAATCTTGAGGAGTTGACTGGAGGTGGCAGCAATGACTAAAAAACGTGGCACGGGAATGGCAAGTATTTTTTACGGTCTTGGCTACGGTAATGGTTTTGCAGATACATCTAGTGCCTTTGTGGAGGTCAATG harbors:
- a CDS encoding GntR family transcriptional regulator encodes the protein MDISKLMVNTKLDSNSPYYLQISALIKDKIVDGSLAVGEKLPAERELALLFEVSRTTAINAYRYLEKNGYVSIKNGSGTYVSDSYTLASKTNNEIPWPQLLKPYIQPSMASLMSELMVSSMLEDKISLDAGMPDPDYYPVDIFCKLHRDYVGELKSRDFGHIPIQGYEPLRKTITQMLDADGIKCQPDEMVILSGSQQGLYLTARVMIEPGDYVIIQSPTYLGAIQVFQALGARVLSLPQREDFPLEILEDYLARYRPKLLYCIPTFRNPNGNVINTEERKKLIQLAARYRLVILEDDPYSNFYYECSPPTSLKALDNYGGVIYLSTFSKILMPGLRLGYMVAHPSLINRIILEKQYVDLHSNNISQWLLDLFIKEGYLAKHLTKMRGIYKKRRNVMADALNQGLKSKLSYHIPQGGFYIWCRIHENIPSKRLLQEALKMGVSFVPGEAFYATPGEDKEFRLCFSQHNEKVLLEGISRLEKALGKLKKGQYSVPKREVIPII
- a CDS encoding MATE family efflux transporter, with the translated sequence MKQQSERLGKEPIPKLLAKLAVPAMFGMFVMALYNVVDTIFVSRAVGTVGVAAVSIAFPVQMIVMALAGAIGIGGASVISRMLGANKLEDANQVFGNVISLVFLVSIIGILLGLNFLTPILYLFGSSETILPYAKDYLGIILYGTIFFAFAFSMNNIIRSEGNAKTAMLTMVIGAVLNIILTPTFIFGFGLGIKGSALATVLSQGITAVYLVIYFLSGRSSLSFRTLYLRPKLLVIKQILAIGSSAFVQQAAGSLMFIVANHMLIFHGGDLAVAVFGIIHKVIMFSLMPTMGIIQGLMPIVGYNYGAKQHHRVSEAIMLAVKASTLIVLIAFIVIMVFPKYIMLIFTSDPEAIQMGQTALRILFSLTVTIGIQMVTGGVFQSLGKARAALILSMSRQVLFLIPLMLILPSMFSVVGIWLAFPIADLLSFFLALWFINSHKSIFFGKENLIISNQNA
- a CDS encoding (2Fe-2S)-binding protein, whose translation is MMLIWLRVNDKEYTLEVESHLRLIDILRDKLKLTGTKEGCGEGECGACSVLMDGNIVNACLVLAVQAQGKEITTIEGIATGEELHPVQQAFLEEGAVQCGYCTPGMVISAVDLLNKKPSPTKSEIKRHLAGNLCRCTGYDKIIKAVQKASRRVE
- a CDS encoding aldehyde oxidase — encoded protein: MFKEKVIGQNSIKVDALSKVTGRAQYPADLEMGNMLYGRLFQLDVAHARIIDININEAQKLPGVKVVLTGKDVPGLNGQGVLFADMPVLSADRIRSINDVVAIVVAEREDIAEEALTKIKVEYEELPAVFDAEEAMKEDAPKVHDNNNIIYHLKIRKGNVEDGFEKAAAVIEDIYTTQMVDHAFLQPEGCLAYLDNRGHLVIHVATQYIHWDRYEISRALNMPVHKIKVINTSVGGAFGGREDITLQIRTALLALKTGKPVKMVSDRKESFKIHSKRHPIKMYYKTGADAEGKLTALEARIIGDTGAYASWAPNIMRKAAIHATGPYNIPNVKVDSFAVYTNNPFAGAMRGFGAAQPPLAHESQMDRIAEKLGIHPFTIRWLNAMEEGSETATEQVLDTSVGLKECMRVTAAAAGWNLEELTGGGSND